The DNA sequence CCTGGTCTTTTTCGATGGGTACTGGCGACCAAGCAACCGAACGCGTCTGACCAAAAATGTTAATTTCTAGTTGAAGAACGCTCATTGCATAGCTTTTGTATCATTTCAAAAAATGAGAACCTACAAATAACTTCTCCTCTGCACCTTTGCGCTCCTGCTTTCCTGCTTTTCACTCTCTACTACCTGAAGGTAGGTTTTTTTACAATCAAGAAGTGCTAATAGAAAAAGGGAGGTGATGGCTGATGGAAGAATCAGGAACACCACAAAAGCGATCGCATTGGCAGCGACGGCAATTCTTGTTGCGCGCTAGTATTGTTGGCGCTGGAGGTGCGATCGCCAGTTTCATTTGGCAAAAGCACAATATCTCAGCAGCAACACAAAACTCAGTAGCGAATCCCCGCGAAGATTTTGGGACAATTCCGCGACGGATGCTAGGCAAAACAGGAGTCGAAGTTTCTGCTTTAGCACTAGGAGGCGCACACCTAGGTAATGTGAAAGATGACCAAGTTGCGGTGAGGATTGTTCAAGAAGCGGTTGATTCTGGCGTGAATTTCTTAGATAACGCTTGGGAGTATGGAAAAGGGCGCTGCGAAGAATTAATGGGTCGAGCATTGCAAGGCGGAAGACGCGAAAAAGCGTTTTTGATGACAAAAGTCTGCACTCACGGACGCGATGCGCGTGTAGCAATGCAGCAGTTAGAGCAATCTTTACAACGGTTAAAAACAGACTACATCGATTTGTGGCAAATTCATGAAGTTATTTATGATAATGACCCTGAACTACATTTTGCCAAAGGTGGTGTAGTTGAAGCGCTAGAGCAAGCCAAACAACAGGGAAAGGTTCGATTCATTGGCTTTACAGGACATAAAGATCCTGCCATTCATCTCAAGATGTTGGCGTACAAATATCCCTTTGATACTTGTCAGTTACCCTTAAATTGCTTCGATGCAAGTTTTCGCAGTTTTGAGCAGCAAGTGCTACCAGAACTTAACCGCCAGCAAATCGCCGCAATTGGAATGAAAAGTTTGGGGGGTGATGGCAACGCATTGAAAAAAGGAATCGTTACAGTAGAAGAAGCACTCCGCTACGCTATGAGTCTCCCTGTAGCCAGTACGGTTAGCGGTATTGATTCCTTGGCAGTGCTGTACCAGAACTTACGTATTGCTGGTAACTTTCAACCGATGAGTGCAGAGGAAATGCAAGCTGTGCGCAATCGATACGCTAGTTACGCTGCAGATGGACGCTTTGAACTGTACAAAACATCAAAAAAATATGATGGGAGACCTGGTAGAGAACAGCACGGATTTCCTTTACCACAGCAGTTGAAACTTTAGGAGAAATTTGAGGAAGTTTTATGACAGCAACACTTTCTGCACCAGAAACAATTGAATCTTGGTTGGGTGAAGAAGCCGAAGATCTGCTGACTCACAAAGCCAAAGTGTCAAAAGATTTATTGCACTTACCAGGGCCCGATTTTGTCGATCGCATTTTTTCGATTAGCGATCGCTCGCCACAAGTATTGCGCAGTCTACAACAACTTTATTCCCACGGTCGCTTAGCAAATACGGGCTACCTTTCTATCTTGCCCGTAGACCAAGGAATTGAACACTCGGCAGGAGCTTCGTTTGCACCTAACCCAATTTATTTTGACCCAGAAAACATTGTCAAGTTGGCGATTGAAGCAGGTTGTAACGCGGTAGCGACGACTTTAGGAGTTTTGGGCAGTGTTTCGCGCAAATACGCGCATAAAATTCCCTTTATCGCCAAAATCAATCACAATGAACTGCTGACTTATCCGAACCAATTCGATCAAGTCATGTTTGCATCAGTTGAACAAGCTTGGAATTTGGGTGCTGTTGCGGTTGGTGCAACGATTTATTTTGGTTCGGAACAATCAACGCGGCAAATTCAAGAAGTCAGTCAAGCTTTTGCCCGCGCCCACGAACTCGGTATGGCGACTATCTTATGGTGCTATTTGCGCAATAGTGCGTTTAAGCAAGATAAAGACTATCACATTTCAGCCGACCTTACGGGTCAAGCAAATCACTTGGGCGTGACGATTGAAGCTGATATCGTCAAACAAAAGTTGCCAGAAAATAATCACGGCTATGCTGCAGTCGCCAAAGCAACAGGAAAAAGCTACGGTAAAACGAACGATCGCGTCTACACCGATTTAGTTACCGATCATCCAATCGACTTGACGCGCTATCAAGTTTTGAATTCTTATTGCGGACGCGCAGGGTTGATTAATTCAGGTGGTGCTTCAGGTAAAAATGACTTCGCGGAAGCAATTCGCACCGCAGTTATTAATAAACGTGCTGGTGGTTCTGGATTAATTTCTGGACGTAAAACATTCCAGCGTCCCTTTGAAGATGGAGTGAAACTGTTTCATGCGATTCAGGATGTTTATCTGTCGCCAGAAGTGACAATTGCTTAAGTCTAGTAGATAAGCTCCTTATTAATTGGTAATTGGTAATCGGTAACTGTCTTGTTATCTATTCCCGATTACCTGTTACCCACTACC is a window from the Chroococcidiopsis sp. TS-821 genome containing:
- a CDS encoding class I fructose-bisphosphate aldolase produces the protein MTATLSAPETIESWLGEEAEDLLTHKAKVSKDLLHLPGPDFVDRIFSISDRSPQVLRSLQQLYSHGRLANTGYLSILPVDQGIEHSAGASFAPNPIYFDPENIVKLAIEAGCNAVATTLGVLGSVSRKYAHKIPFIAKINHNELLTYPNQFDQVMFASVEQAWNLGAVAVGATIYFGSEQSTRQIQEVSQAFARAHELGMATILWCYLRNSAFKQDKDYHISADLTGQANHLGVTIEADIVKQKLPENNHGYAAVAKATGKSYGKTNDRVYTDLVTDHPIDLTRYQVLNSYCGRAGLINSGGASGKNDFAEAIRTAVINKRAGGSGLISGRKTFQRPFEDGVKLFHAIQDVYLSPEVTIA
- a CDS encoding aldo/keto reductase encodes the protein MMEESGTPQKRSHWQRRQFLLRASIVGAGGAIASFIWQKHNISAATQNSVANPREDFGTIPRRMLGKTGVEVSALALGGAHLGNVKDDQVAVRIVQEAVDSGVNFLDNAWEYGKGRCEELMGRALQGGRREKAFLMTKVCTHGRDARVAMQQLEQSLQRLKTDYIDLWQIHEVIYDNDPELHFAKGGVVEALEQAKQQGKVRFIGFTGHKDPAIHLKMLAYKYPFDTCQLPLNCFDASFRSFEQQVLPELNRQQIAAIGMKSLGGDGNALKKGIVTVEEALRYAMSLPVASTVSGIDSLAVLYQNLRIAGNFQPMSAEEMQAVRNRYASYAADGRFELYKTSKKYDGRPGREQHGFPLPQQLKL